Sequence from the Amaranthus tricolor cultivar Red isolate AtriRed21 chromosome 16, ASM2621246v1, whole genome shotgun sequence genome:
TTGCAAAGCTAAAAACAATGtacaattattataaatttataataacaaaCCAAAATTCATTAATAACTCAAAAACCCAAATTACAATATTTTGCATCATTAACACCTAATTAGTAATTACATAattcatattaattaatattaatagcaTAAATAAGGGTCCCAAGCAAACCAACTAAGGGTAATTAAACATCATAGCCCATTAATTGAATCAACCAGAAATGTCAATTGATCGAATCTCAGCCTTCCTTTCTTCAACCTTAGGAACAGTTACAGTCAATACCCCATTCTCCATTGCAGCTTTAACTTCCTCAACCTTAGCATTCTCTGGCAACCTAAACCTTCTCAAGAACATTCCAGAACTCCTCTCAACTCTATGCCACGTGTCATTCCTCTCATCTTGTTCCATCTTCCTTTCTCCACTAATCTGAAGAACCTTCCCATCTTCCACCTCGACTTTCACCTCTTCTTTCCTTACACCTGGAAGATCCGCCTTAAACACGTGTGCTTCCGGCGTCTCCTTCCAGTCCATTCTGGCGTTGACGAAGGCGGCTGTGTCACGTGCCGAGGAAGTGGTCGAGGAGAGAGATTGAGAGAGGTTTGTGTTAAATGGGAATGGGAAGCCTTCGAATGGGTCCCACATCTCCATTGCGAATGGATCGA
This genomic interval carries:
- the LOC130802991 gene encoding 17.4 kDa class I heat shock protein-like — its product is MSLIPNFFGNQRRNTSIFDPFAMEMWDPFEGFPFPFNTNLSQSLSSTTSSARDTAAFVNARMDWKETPEAHVFKADLPGVRKEEVKVEVEDGKVLQISGERKMEQDERNDTWHRVERSSGMFLRRFRLPENAKVEEVKAAMENGVLTVTVPKVEERKAEIRSIDISG